A single window of Nocardia higoensis DNA harbors:
- a CDS encoding hydrogen peroxide-inducible genes activator, with translation MADHTYQPTLSQLRAFAAIAEHRHFGTAASRLGVSQPTLSQGLAALESGLGLQLIERSTRRVLVTAAGMRLLPQALATLEAADRFVASATGDALGGPLRMGIIPTVAPYILPGLLRPLRDQLPTLVPQIVEDQTVRLLEGLRTGVLDVAILALPGDGPGLTEIPLFAEEFVLVTPSGHELAGRSDLAPGVLAGLPLLLLDEGHCLRDQTIELCRTSSVEPPPAVGDTRAASLATVVQCVAGGLGVTLIPEMAVATETGRAPLEVARFAAPPPGRTIGLVFRPSSVRARDYEYLAEIIRAHRPTGAPWQGREAADADTDGAGQL, from the coding sequence ATGGCCGATCATACTTATCAGCCCACCCTGTCACAGCTGCGTGCGTTCGCGGCAATTGCCGAGCATCGCCATTTCGGTACGGCCGCTTCGCGTTTGGGTGTGAGCCAACCCACACTGTCGCAGGGGCTCGCCGCGCTGGAGAGCGGACTGGGGCTGCAGTTGATCGAGAGGAGCACCAGGCGGGTGCTCGTCACCGCCGCCGGAATGCGGTTGCTGCCCCAGGCGCTCGCGACTCTCGAGGCCGCCGACCGCTTCGTCGCCTCGGCGACCGGCGACGCCCTCGGCGGGCCGCTGCGCATGGGCATCATCCCGACCGTGGCGCCCTACATTCTGCCCGGACTGCTCAGACCGCTGCGCGACCAGCTTCCCACCCTGGTGCCGCAGATCGTCGAGGACCAGACCGTCCGGCTGCTCGAGGGGCTGCGCACCGGCGTGCTCGACGTCGCCATACTCGCGCTGCCCGGCGACGGGCCGGGACTGACCGAAATCCCCTTGTTCGCGGAAGAATTCGTGCTGGTCACGCCGTCCGGTCACGAGCTGGCCGGGCGGAGCGACCTGGCTCCCGGCGTGCTGGCCGGGCTTCCTCTGCTGTTGCTCGACGAAGGGCATTGTCTACGCGACCAGACGATCGAACTTTGCCGCACCTCGTCGGTGGAACCGCCCCCGGCGGTCGGCGACACGAGGGCCGCCTCGCTGGCGACGGTGGTGCAGTGCGTGGCGGGCGGGCTCGGCGTGACCCTCATTCCCGAGATGGCCGTCGCGACCGAGACCGGGCGTGCCCCATTGGAAGTCGCGCGGTTTGCCGCACCGCCGCCGGGACGCACGATCGGGCTGGTGTTCCGGCCCTCGAGCGTCCGTGCGCGGGATTACGAGTATCTGGCCGAGATCATCCGGGCGCACCGGCCGACGGGAGCGCCGTGGCAGGGGCGCGAGGCCGCCGACGCGGATACCGACGGCGCCGGACAGCTGTAG
- a CDS encoding peroxiredoxin, translating into MALLTIGDQFPAYNLTAVIGGDLSKVDAQQPDDYFTQVTSDDHAGKWRIVFFWPKDFTFVCPTEIAAFGKLNDEFADRDAQVLGVSVDNEFVHFQWRAQHEDLKTLPFPMLSDLKRELATATGVLNADGVADRATFIVDPNNEIQFVSVTAGSVGRNVDEVLRVLDALQSDELCACNWKKGDPTINAGELLSASV; encoded by the coding sequence ATGGCCCTGCTGACCATCGGCGACCAGTTCCCGGCGTACAACCTCACCGCGGTGATCGGCGGTGACCTGTCGAAGGTCGACGCTCAGCAGCCCGACGACTACTTCACCCAGGTCACCAGCGACGATCACGCGGGCAAGTGGCGCATCGTCTTCTTCTGGCCGAAGGACTTCACCTTCGTCTGCCCGACCGAGATCGCCGCCTTCGGCAAGCTGAACGACGAGTTCGCCGACCGCGACGCCCAGGTGCTCGGCGTCTCGGTCGACAACGAGTTCGTGCACTTCCAGTGGCGCGCACAGCACGAGGATCTCAAGACCCTGCCCTTCCCGATGCTGTCGGACCTCAAGCGTGAACTCGCCACGGCCACCGGTGTTCTCAATGCCGACGGCGTCGCCGACCGCGCGACCTTCATCGTCGACCCGAACAACGAGATCCAGTTCGTCTCGGTGACCGCGGGCTCCGTGGGCCGCAACGTCGACGAGGTGCTGCGCGTGCTCGACGCTCTGCAGTCCGACGAGCTGTGCGCCTGCAACTGGAAGAAGGGCGATCCGACCATCAACGCCGGCGAGCTGCTCTCCGCCAGCGTCTGA
- a CDS encoding carboxymuconolactone decarboxylase family protein, translating into MSIENLKNSLPEYAKDLKLNLSSIARTTVLNEQQLWGTLLASAAATRSATTLREIAEEAADVLSAEAYNAALGAASIMGMNNVFYRGRSFLDGRYDDLRAGLRMQIIGNPGVDKADFELWSFAVSSINGCAHCLEAHEHTLREAGVSREVIFESLRAAAIVAGVGQAVQSTETLAAVSV; encoded by the coding sequence ATGAGCATTGAGAACCTGAAGAACTCCCTCCCCGAGTACGCCAAGGACCTCAAGCTCAATCTGTCCTCCATCGCACGGACCACCGTGCTGAACGAGCAGCAGCTCTGGGGCACCCTGCTGGCCTCGGCCGCCGCCACCCGCTCGGCCACCACGCTGCGCGAGATCGCCGAGGAAGCCGCCGACGTGCTGTCGGCGGAGGCGTACAACGCCGCCCTCGGCGCGGCCTCGATCATGGGCATGAACAACGTGTTCTACCGGGGCCGGTCGTTCCTGGACGGTCGCTACGACGACCTGCGGGCCGGTCTGCGCATGCAGATCATCGGCAACCCGGGCGTGGACAAGGCCGATTTCGAGCTGTGGTCCTTCGCGGTCTCCTCGATCAACGGTTGCGCGCACTGCCTCGAGGCGCACGAGCACACCCTGCGTGAGGCGGGCGTGTCGCGCGAGGTGATCTTCGAGTCGCTGCGCGCCGCCGCGATCGTGGCCGGCGTCGGTCAGGCCGTGCAGTCCACCGAGACCCTCGCCGCCGTATCGGTCTGA
- a CDS encoding acyl-CoA synthetase → MTKAVAAGTGIARRVVGETYAAGLAVRAGLVTPERPDRLARMGLAVARSGMLGGLATVAALRYRDRAALIDDRGSVSFRELDERTTALANAWRARGLCDGEGVAVLTRNHRGFHYAVFAAAKCGARIILLNTDFGAEQLREVMTREGVDLLVCDDEFAALLGDHRPRRGRYRAWTDAPAIDTLDNLIAGGSRTPARRPRTAARIVLLTSGTTGTPKGAPRGEPTSLTPLGGVLGRVPLRARQVVECPAPLFHTLGFAHTMMAVGFGSTLVIRRRFDPRAVLDSLAEHRADTLVVVPVMLRRMVDACPDARARYDLSRLRIVFVAGSQLGAPLYARAVEAFGPVLYNVYGSTEAAYATIATPADLAAAPGCVGPPVPGAVVKILGDDGRELPSGRTGRIFVGNDYQFEGYTGGGDKERVRGLMSTGDLGHFDRAGRLFVDGRADDMIVSGGENVFPGEVEELLAAHPAVAEVSAFGVEDEEYGQRLRVAVVRRPGHRLTAEDVRDHVRTRLARYKVPRDVVFLDELPRNPSGKVLVRKLRELH, encoded by the coding sequence ATGACGAAGGCCGTGGCGGCAGGCACGGGGATAGCGCGCCGGGTCGTCGGCGAGACCTATGCCGCGGGGCTGGCGGTACGGGCCGGGTTGGTGACCCCGGAGCGTCCGGATCGGCTCGCCCGGATGGGGTTGGCGGTCGCGCGCTCGGGCATGCTGGGTGGCCTGGCCACGGTGGCCGCGCTGCGCTACCGCGATCGCGCCGCGCTGATCGACGACCGTGGCAGCGTCAGCTTCCGCGAGCTCGACGAGCGCACCACGGCGCTGGCCAATGCTTGGCGCGCACGAGGGCTGTGCGACGGCGAGGGCGTGGCCGTGCTGACCCGCAATCATCGCGGCTTCCACTACGCGGTGTTCGCCGCGGCGAAGTGCGGCGCGCGAATCATTCTGCTGAACACCGATTTCGGGGCCGAGCAGCTGCGCGAGGTGATGACGCGCGAAGGGGTGGACCTGCTGGTCTGCGACGACGAGTTCGCCGCGCTGCTCGGTGATCACCGCCCGCGCCGCGGTCGCTATCGGGCATGGACCGACGCCCCGGCGATCGACACCTTGGACAATCTCATCGCGGGCGGTTCGCGCACCCCGGCCCGCCGCCCGCGCACCGCCGCCCGGATCGTGCTGCTCACCAGCGGGACCACCGGAACGCCGAAGGGCGCGCCGCGCGGCGAACCGACCTCGCTGACTCCGCTCGGCGGCGTCCTCGGCCGGGTCCCGTTGCGTGCCAGGCAGGTTGTCGAGTGCCCGGCGCCGCTGTTCCACACGCTCGGCTTCGCGCACACGATGATGGCGGTCGGTTTCGGCTCGACCCTGGTGATCCGCCGCCGGTTCGATCCGCGGGCGGTGCTCGACAGCCTCGCCGAACACCGGGCCGACACCCTGGTCGTGGTGCCGGTGATGCTGCGGCGCATGGTCGACGCCTGCCCGGATGCCCGCGCCCGATACGACCTGTCGCGGCTGCGGATCGTCTTCGTCGCGGGCTCCCAGCTCGGCGCGCCACTGTACGCGCGGGCCGTCGAGGCCTTCGGCCCGGTGCTCTACAACGTCTACGGCTCCACCGAAGCCGCCTACGCGACCATCGCGACCCCCGCCGATCTGGCCGCCGCGCCGGGATGCGTAGGACCGCCGGTGCCCGGAGCGGTGGTGAAGATCCTCGGGGATGACGGTCGCGAACTGCCCTCCGGCCGGACCGGGCGGATCTTCGTCGGCAACGACTACCAGTTCGAGGGCTACACCGGCGGCGGCGACAAGGAACGGGTGCGTGGACTCATGTCCACCGGCGACCTCGGGCATTTCGACCGGGCCGGTCGGCTCTTCGTCGACGGCCGGGCCGACGACATGATCGTGTCCGGGGGCGAGAACGTCTTCCCCGGCGAGGTGGAGGAACTGCTGGCAGCCCATCCCGCGGTGGCCGAGGTGAGCGCGTTCGGAGTCGAGGACGAGGAATACGGCCAGCGTCTGCGGGTGGCCGTGGTGCGCCGCCCCGGCCACCGGCTCACCGCCGAGGACGTCCGCGATCATGTGCGCACCCGGCTCGCCCGCTACAAGGTGCCGCGCGATGTGGTCTTCCTCGACGAGCTGCCGCGCAATCCGAGCGGCAAGGTACTCGTGCGGAAGCTGCGCGAATTGCACTGA